Genomic window ([Chlorobium] sp. 445):
TAACACTTGATTCTCGCTTATCATCATCGTTTAGCATTTTGAGTTAAGTTGACAAACTTGGTTGCTAAGGAAGTATGAGTTTGCTGCTAACCATGCACTGATGACACTGCCAAAGGTTAATACGATAACACTGCATTCAGTCGTTTTTTTATGCGCACAGAGTCAGGTAGTTTGTCGTAGCCAACAATTGCATTTTCCCAGTCGCCGTATATTGGGTTTGGCAACACGATAAAACGCTTGCCGAACTCTGATTTGAGGCGCTCGACTTCATCGTTTCGTTCGGATTCGGACTTACGCTCGAAGACTTCAGAGAAGTCGTTGAGGTTATCGCCGCAAAGCAGCACAATGTCAAACTTTTGAGCGACAAGTTGCCGCCGTGCTTCTTTACCTGGCACATCTTGTCGCATCAAGAGGTGTGCACTATCTGCATACGGGAAGCCTGCTGATCTAAAATTGCGCAAAGTAGCCTCACGTAGATTTTCACCACGGTTGGTGATGTAGAAGACTTCCACATTTTTCGACTTTGCATAATTCAAGAATTCTGCTGCACCGGGCACAGGCTTTGCCAGCGCCAAGGAGCACCACTCATCCCAATATGCAGGGTGCGTAGTATCATTCTTGATGAGCTTACCTTGATGCAGCGAGTTATCCAGCACAGTTTCATCTACATCAACTACAATTGCCTTGGGCTTGGATTTTGGTGCAGCTTTCGCTTTAAGAATTTCATCCAAGCGCAGTTTTGCTAGTGAATAGGCTTGATAACACAGTGCCATGGCTTCGCCGGAGTGTTGCATCCAGAGCGTTGCCAAAATTGCATGCGTCATTAAGCTCGATGTCTTTTCGGCGGGTTGCACCACCTTGCGCAGTGGAATTGTCGCTCGGGGCACGGGTTCACTTGGGGCTTGTTCTCGTGCATAGTTGAAGACAAAGAGGAATACCCCAATGCCCAAAAGCAATAAGACACCAAAGGTAAGTTTATTCATTGCTTAAAAAGTTAGGGTTAGACTTCACCCAGTGCGCGCTCAAACCAGTTGATAACATTGTTCAGATGTGCTTTGCCATAGAGACGCGTGAATTGTATTGTGTGCTCATCACGTTCATCACGCAACGCTCGCAAACGCTGCTCTATATACTCTCGCGTCAGTTTGATACCGCAGTCTACTGTGATGCAGCGTTTCCATTCTTGGTAAGAGTTTGGCAAGATCATTTTTCCTCGCTTGATGTTTTATAGATGATTTCGTTTCGCTTGATGCCGTGTTCATACTCTTCGACTTTCAACACTCTGCCGCGCTTATCCCAAAATGTCCAGTTCCCGATTGCTGTGTCGTTTTGATAATGCGATTCTTGACAGAGCACAGAGTCTTCATGCCAATAAAGCCACTTGCCGTGCTTTTTGCCGTTGGTGTAAGTCTCGGAGCGGCATGGTGAGCCGTTTTCGTGGAAGAATGTCCAAACCGACAGCAAATCGTTGTGCTCTTGTCGGAACTCACCTTCGCAGAGTTTTTTGCCGCTCATGTCCCAGTACACCCACTTGCCTATGGGCAAGCCGCGTTCATCATAGTGCTCAACGCTTTGCAATTGCCCGTTGGCAAACCAGGTCGAACATGCTCCCACTTTCACTAATCGTCCGTCCTCTAACCGCCTTGCTGTAAAGACAGCTTTCGGCTGTCCATTTAGGTAGATCAATCGATTCTCGCCTTCTATCACGCATGCTGATAGCAGCAGTGGCAGGCATGCCAAAAGCCAAATTTGTTTAGTCTTCATCATGATGTTGATGTGGCTTTTGCTTTAAGCAGTACTTCTTTGCTGCTCCGACAGCAATGCCGAACGGACAGAGGTAATGGCAAGCACCGCGTTTGCCGAACAGCATCACTGAAAATCCAATCAGCGTCAGAATAATGAAGTGCCCTGCTTGAACAAAGAAATTATCATTGCCTTGCAAAGGGAAATGAATCGGCAGTTCACCTTCAGCAAACATTGTATCTGTAAAAAGCCACACCAGTGGCGTCCAAATGACGAGCACGAAGAGCACGAGATATTGAGAAATTTTGGGGTTAAACGAGACGCGCTTTTTGGCAAGCGGCTCGAGCCAATCTTGCACGCCACCGAGCCAACAGAAATTCGCACATACCCAGCGTCCGCTTCGTGACGCCCAAATAATGACTGCTGCCCAAAACGCTAAGCCGAACAGTGCCCACCAGATGTTTGGAATCGTAAACTTGATGATGAAAATATGCACAATGACTGTCGCCAGTTGCAATCGGAACCGCTGACGCAAGGCTTTGTTCGGTTTCAGCGCGCTCAGCACGGTCGCCTTGCTGTTCATAGTCTTCAATCTTCTCCTTTCTCTTTTTTGCAAATCATTTGCATTTAAAGATACACGAATCCGACCTTCAAAAACAAGGTTTTTTTCTTGACTGACTGCAGGGCATCTCGAGCCTCTTCGGGCAAAATACTCGCACACATGCGCGAGATTTTGTAACTTGCGTGCCTTTTTATCGAGTAACTTACTTCCAACAAGCAAACGATGTCGCTTCGAGCAGGAATTTTAGGGCTTCCAAATGTTGGCAAGTCCACGCTGTTTAACGCTATTACGGCGCAGCAAGTCGATGCGCAGAATTATCCATTTTGCACAATTGAGCCGAATGTCGGCACTGTTGCTGTGCCTGACAAGCGATTGCAAGACCTTGCTAAGATTGTACGGACGAGCAAGATTGTCTCTGCTACGCTGGAAATTGTAGATATTGCAGGACTTGTGCGTGGGGCTTCAAAAGGTGAGGGCTTAGGCAATAAGTTTCTTTCGCATATTCGTGAAGTTGATGCGCTTATTCATGTAGTTCGCTGCTTTGATGATCCGAACATCGTTCATGTCGATGGCTCTGTCAATCCCGTGCGCGATATTGAAACCATTGAAACTGAACTCATTCTTGCCGATTTGGAATCGCTGGAAAAACGCCTGCCCAAGCTCGAAAAGGAAGCAAAGAAAGACGCTAAACTTGAAGTGCAACTAAATTTGATGAAAAAGGTTGTAGCGGTTTTGAGCGATGGCAAACCTGCACGACTTGCTGCAGAGAGCACAGAGGAAAAATCGCTGCTCAAGTCCTTCTTTTTGCTTACTTCAAAGCCTGTGCTGTATGTTGCTAATGTGAATGAAACCGACGTGCTCACAGGTAATGCTTACACAAAGCAAGTCGAGGGTATTGCTGCTAAAGAAGATGCTAAGGTGATTGTTGTTTGTGCGAAACTCGAGTCAGAAATTGCCCTGCTCTCTGACGAAGAAAAGCCAGAGTTTTTAGCATCGCTGGGTCTTGAGATGTCAGGCTTAGACAAAATTATTCGAGCCACATACGACCTTTTGGGTTTGCAGACTTATTTCACAGCGGGCGAAAAAGAAGTGCATGCATGGACTATTCGCAAAGGGGCTAAGGCGCCCGAAGCGGCTGGCGTTATTCACTCCGATTTTGAGAAGGGTTTCATTCGCGCTGAAGTCATGAAGTATGACGATCTTGTGCGTCTTGGTTCCGAGCAAAAGGTCAGAGAAGCAGGCAAACTTGCAATTGAAGGCAAGGACTACATCGTTCAAGATGGCGACATTATGTTTTTCCGCTTCAATGTGTAGAATTCATTTTCAGGTTGAACTGTGACGAGCGATAAGACAACTTCACCTTCGTTGAACGGTTCGTTGAACGGCAAGCGTATTTTGCTAGGTATCTCGGGTGGCATTGCTGCTTACAAGATACCGCTGCTGGTGCGTTTGCTCAAAAAGTCGGGTGCGGATGTGCAAGTTGTGCTCACGCCAAGTGCGAAAGCGTTTGTCACACCGACGGTGCTTGAAGTGCTTTCACACCGCAAGGTGCTCTGTGAAATTTTCCCGAAAAACGATGCGAAGGGTGATTGGACAGCGCATATTCACTTAGGTGAGTGGGCAGATGCATTGGTGGTGGCGCCTGCTACGGCGAACACATTAGCGAAATTTGCAAACGGGTTTAGCGACGATATGCTCAGCGTGCTTTTTCTTGCGCTCCGTGCCGACAAGCCGCGCCTGATTTTTCCTTCAATGGATGGTGAGATGTTTGATGCTCCTGCTGTGCGACGCAATCTTGATCGGTTGCGCACGGATGGGTGCATCATCATTGAACCTGACTATGGGGAACTTGCGTCGGGATTAGTTGGCAAAGGGCGCTTGCCAGAACCTGAGACGATTTTTACGCATATCACTCGGGCTTTAGCGGAGTCGGAGACACCTTGGCTTAAAGGCAAGTGTGTGGTCGTTACGGCGGGGGCTACACGTGAGCGCATTGATCCTGTTCGATTTATTTCCAATTTCTCGACCGGTAAGATGGGCTTTGCCTTGGCAGAGGCTGCGGCTGCTTGGGGTGCAGAAACAATTTTGATTACGGGCAAAACGTACCTTCCTACGCCACCGGCTGTGAAACGCTTTGATGTAGAAAGTGCTGAAGAGATGTTTCAGGCTTGCAAACTGTATTTTGAGCGATGCGATGTCTTTATTGCGGCGGCGGCTGTTGCTGACTATCGCCCCGAGTACGCTGCAGTGCAAAAGTTGAAGAAGGGAAGCGACAGTTTTACACTCACGCTGGTTAAAAATCCCGATATCCTTTTGGAATTTGGCAAACAAAAGCGCCCGCATCAAGTTGCTATTGGCTTTGCCTTAGAGACCGACCATGCAATTGAGCATGCGCAGGAAAAACTTGTGCGAAAAAATTTGGATTGGATTGCGCTGAACTGTGCCAATGAACCCGGTTCAGGCTTTGAAGTGGAGACTAATCGCCTTACGCTTTTTCTTGCACAGGTAAAGTGCATAAGCTGCCGCTGATGTCCAAGCGTGATGCGGCAAGAGCCATGCTTAAACTTACACTCTCGCATTTTGATTTGAGTAGCAAAAAAAATTAAAAATCAAGTTTTTTCTTCGCGTAAGATTCCTTAACATCATATAGTCTTTCGCTACGCTTGCAACCTTGCTTGCAACTGCGTGCAACCCGCAACTGAGGTAGTTTCACAACATTACATATCCTTGAAAAGGAGGTTCAACATCTACCCTTCAGAGTATCGTCTATGAGTCAAGAAGATTTGTTTGGTAACCTTATTACCACAAGCACAGCGCAACCTGCTGATGAATTGCAGCGATACAAGACGCTTACAGAACTTTATACTGCCACAAAAGATTGTCAGAAATGCCGACTTAGTGCCACACGAAAGCATTATGTCTTCGGTGAAGGCAATGAACATGCCAAAGTGATGCTTATTGGTGAAGCCCCCGGCGCCGATGAAGATGAAACAGGTAGGCCGTTCGTTGGTCGTTCAGGAGAGTTACTTAATAAGATTCTTGCGGCTATCAAGTTTACAAGAGAAGAAGTCTATATTGCTAACATCATCAAGTCACGTCCGCCCAACAATCGCAGCCCTGAGCCGGATGAAATCCAAGCCTGTTTGCCCTATCTCATTCGGCAAATCGAGCTAATTCGACCAAAGATTATTTTAGCCTTAGGCAAGGTGGCTGCCAATACGCTGCTGGGTAATTCGCAAGCCATGAACACGATGCGCGGCAAGGTGCACACTTGGCGCAACATCGATGTCATTGTAACCTATCATCCTGCAGCACTGTTGCGCAATCCAAATTGGAAACGACTTTGTTGGGAAGATGTTCAGCTGCTGCGGCGTCTTTACGATGAAAAGTATGCTGAACCAACACGGTAAGGCATCAAACCACACGATTTGTAAAATTCTTAAATCAGCGGAAAGAAATGTCAGGAGGAGGATTCATCGACCGTAGCCAAGAAACCAGCGGCACCTATCCGTTGGAAAAATTGCTCAAATCACGCAAACCGTTTAAAGAAGGCGTTGATTTTGCAAAAGAAGGACGCATGCCGCCGAGCGCAGTTGATGTCGAGCAAGAAGTCTTGGGGTGCATTTTGCTTGACGGTCCTTCTATTGAAGAAGTTATCAAAATCTTCGGCTCTGATGCTGAAAAAGTCTTCTATGAGCCGAAGCACAGCATCATTTTCAAAGCAATGTGTCGGCTCTATAACCGACGCGATCCGATCGATATTGTCTCGGTCTCTGATGAACTCAAACGCCACGAAGAGCTCGATAAGGTTGGTGGATACTACGCTATTGCGCAGCTCTCAAACAAAGTTGCCACAGCGGCTAATGTCAGCTACTACGCCAAACTGGTTAAAGAAAAGTATCTTTATCGGCGTCTGATTGCACTTTCTACGAACATTATTTCGGCTGCCTATGATCAATCGCTTGAAGTCTTTGACCTCATCGAGCAGGCAGCACAAGAGATTTTCAGAATTTCACAGACTGGCATCAAGAAAGATGCGCTGCTCATTAAAGATCTCTTGAAGCAAGCCACCAAAGTCATTGAAGAATTGCAAGCGCGCAAGAGTGCAGTTACTGGCGTGCCTTCTGGCTTTGCGGATTTGGATAGGCTCACTGCGGGATTTCAAAAGTCGGACATGATTATCATTGCAGCGCGCCCTTCGACTGGGAAAACTGCCCTTGCTCTTTCTTTTGCCCGTCACGCGGCTGTTGAAGCTCGAGTACCCGTGCTCTTTTTCAGTCTTGAAATGGCAGAATTACAACTGGCGCAGCGTATGCTCTGTGCCGAAGCTATGGTGGACTCTAACCTTGTTAGAACGGGACGTATCTCTTCACAAGATATGGTCAATATCATGGCGAGAATGGATAAACTTGCCCAAGCTCCAATTTTTATTGACGATACGCCTGGCATCTCTATCATTGAACTTAGTGCCAAAGCTCGGCGCATGAAGCAAGAGCATAATATCGGAATGGTGATTATTGACTACTTGCAGCTTATTACGCCTGTCAAAGATGGCAAGTCGAATCGTGAGCAAGAAATTGCGCAAATTTCACGCTCACTTAAAAGTTTGGCTAAAGAACTTAACATTCCCATTGTGTCTCTTGCGCAGCTTAACCGCTCGATTGAACAGCGTGGGGCTGACCGCAAGCCTCAACTTTCTGACCTGCGCGAATCTGGCTCAATTGAACAAGATGCCGATGTCGTAATCTTCCTGTCTCGTCCTGAACTCTATGGCGTGCAAAATTTTCCAGACGGACTTTCCACCAAAGACATTATTGTTGTTGATATTGGCAAGCAGCGCAATGGTCCGATTGGTGAAGTGCGTCTGAAATTTCTCAAACAGTTTGGCAAGTTTGAATCACTCTCCAGTGTCTATACCGCAGCAGATTTTTCCGTTCATGATGAACTGCACTCTCAGCAAGCGGCTGAAAGACTGGAGCGCGATGCTCTGCCACCTAAACCGCCAGAGACGCTTAACCCTGACGATGCACCGTTCTAAAGGCTTGAGATGCATAACACAAAACGATTGGTCAATGTCTTTCCCTGTTTGGATAGAAATTTTTGGGCTTAAACTTCATCCACATCTTATCTTTGAAGCGCTGGCGTACTCGCTTGGCTTTCAAACTTATTTGCAACTGCGCAAACGCTGGTCCTTGCCTCTTAAGCTCTCGCTCGAGCAAAATTTGCAACTTCTCGCTGGCTGTCTCTTTGGCGCATGGACTGGCTCAAAACTGCTTGAACTTCTCAATGCCCCACAATTCTATTGGGCGAACCGCCAAAATCTTGCTTTGTTAATTTCAGGTAAAACCATCGTCGGCGGGTTCTTAGGGGGCTGGGCAGGCGTAGAACTTGTCAAAAAATCGCTGGGAATTTCTGTTGCAACCGGCGACCTTTACGTCTTTCCCATCTTGATTGGTATCGTTATCGGTCGCATCGGCTGCTTTCTGACGGGACTTGAAGATGGCACATGCGGTCTTGACACTACCTTACCCTTCGGCATAGACTTCGGCGATGGCATCACACGACACCCGACACAACTCTACGAAATTGCCTTTGCACTTGCCCTTGGTGCATTTTTTCTCTGGCATATTCAGAAACCTTACCCCAATGGCTGGCGCTTTCGTGTCTTGATGTGCAGTTACTTTTCCTTTCGCTTCATTATCGAATTTCTTAAGCCACGTCCTGAAACATATCTTGGGCTTAATGCCATTCAAGTCGCCTCGTTGGCAGGCGCTCTTTATTCCGCCTTTTTGCTTCTGAAACTCAAAGCCAGTACCTTGCCGAACCCTGTTTGAGGCAATACTGAATAATCAACGGTTATAGCAACTGCACACAAGGTGAATCCTTGGATTAGTCTGACGCAGGCGTCATCTTATTTTTTTGCGTCACGGCTCACTCGTTTTTTAAGTGCAAGAATACGCTGATATGACGCCTCAATGCGTTCCGGGGAAATTTCACCAGTAGCCACAAGGTTTTTGATAATCGCCACTGCTTTTTCTGCGATCTGTTCATCGTAGTCCAGATTGTTGCCGAATGTGAGCATATCGACACCTGCTTGCAGGGCAAGTTTAATCGCTTCTTCAAGTCCGTAATGGGCTGCAATAGCTTTCATCTGCATGTCATCGGAGACAATCACACCTTGAAACTTCAAGCTATCACGCAAGAGCGTTGTCAGGACGCGCTTAGAGAGTGTTGCTGGCAGTGTATCCCATTCTGCATTGTAGATGTGCGCTGTCATCACCATATCGGTTGCCTGCTCAGCAATTAAGGTTTGAAAGGGAAGCAGTTCGACGCTTTGCCAGTGTTTGTCACATCGACAAGCCCCAGATGCGAATCTGCAGCGCTGCTGCCATGTCCGGGGAAATGCTTGATTGCGGTCAGGATTTTTGCCTTACGATGCTCTGCAAGGACAGCACGAGCATGCGCTATTACGACAGCAGGGTCACTTGAAAAACTGCGCTCTTTGCCGCCGATAATTGGATTTTGCGGATTGAGATTGACATCCACGCACGGTGCGAAGTTAAGGTTGATGCCCAGCGCTGCCAGTTGCATTGCAGTCTTGCGTGCATATTTGCGTGTAGAATCCAGTCGATTGAGCATGCCAAGATAGGCTTGTGAGACCGTCGGCTTGAAGCCATACTTTTCTTTGAGTCGAGCGACTTTTCCGCCTTCTTGATCAATGGCAATCAGAAGTGGCAACGCTGTATGCTTGCGCGACATGTCTTGCAAGGCACGGCAGAGTGCACGCACTTGCTTTGGCGACTCTATATTTCGCCCGAAAGATTTAGAGGGCACGTCGTAATCAAACAAAATCACAGCGCCGAGATATCGCTCTCTGATGTCGCGCACAATTGCGCTGGTGTCGGACAGACTTAAACCACGAAAGCCGACCAGCAGCATTTGCCCAATTTTAAAATCAAGGCTATCGGGTAAGGACGGCCTAGAAGTTTGTGCAGAAAGTACAGCCAGCGGGAGTGATGCAAGCACAAGGACAGCAGCCAGACGTCGACCTATTGTGCCAAGCAAGTGCGCAATTG
Coding sequences:
- a CDS encoding redox-regulated ATPase YchF; the protein is MSLRAGILGLPNVGKSTLFNAITAQQVDAQNYPFCTIEPNVGTVAVPDKRLQDLAKIVRTSKIVSATLEIVDIAGLVRGASKGEGLGNKFLSHIREVDALIHVVRCFDDPNIVHVDGSVNPVRDIETIETELILADLESLEKRLPKLEKEAKKDAKLEVQLNLMKKVVAVLSDGKPARLAAESTEEKSLLKSFFLLTSKPVLYVANVNETDVLTGNAYTKQVEGIAAKEDAKVIVVCAKLESEIALLSDEEKPEFLASLGLEMSGLDKIIRATYDLLGLQTYFTAGEKEVHAWTIRKGAKAPEAAGVIHSDFEKGFIRAEVMKYDDLVRLGSEQKVREAGKLAIEGKDYIVQDGDIMFFRFNV
- a CDS encoding uracil-DNA glycosylase translates to MSQEDLFGNLITTSTAQPADELQRYKTLTELYTATKDCQKCRLSATRKHYVFGEGNEHAKVMLIGEAPGADEDETGRPFVGRSGELLNKILAAIKFTREEVYIANIIKSRPPNNRSPEPDEIQACLPYLIRQIELIRPKIILALGKVAANTLLGNSQAMNTMRGKVHTWRNIDVIVTYHPAALLRNPNWKRLCWEDVQLLRRLYDEKYAEPTR
- a CDS encoding 5'-nucleotidase, lipoprotein e(P4) family; translated protein: MNKLTFGVLLLLGIGVFLFVFNYAREQAPSEPVPRATIPLRKVVQPAEKTSSLMTHAILATLWMQHSGEAMALCYQAYSLAKLRLDEILKAKAAPKSKPKAIVVDVDETVLDNSLHQGKLIKNDTTHPAYWDEWCSLALAKPVPGAAEFLNYAKSKNVEVFYITNRGENLREATLRNFRSAGFPYADSAHLLMRQDVPGKEARRQLVAQKFDIVLLCGDNLNDFSEVFERKSESERNDEVERLKSEFGKRFIVLPNPIYGDWENAIVGYDKLPDSVRIKKRLNAVLSY
- the dnaB gene encoding replicative DNA helicase, producing the protein MSGGGFIDRSQETSGTYPLEKLLKSRKPFKEGVDFAKEGRMPPSAVDVEQEVLGCILLDGPSIEEVIKIFGSDAEKVFYEPKHSIIFKAMCRLYNRRDPIDIVSVSDELKRHEELDKVGGYYAIAQLSNKVATAANVSYYAKLVKEKYLYRRLIALSTNIISAAYDQSLEVFDLIEQAAQEIFRISQTGIKKDALLIKDLLKQATKVIEELQARKSAVTGVPSGFADLDRLTAGFQKSDMIIIAARPSTGKTALALSFARHAAVEARVPVLFFSLEMAELQLAQRMLCAEAMVDSNLVRTGRISSQDMVNIMARMDKLAQAPIFIDDTPGISIIELSAKARRMKQEHNIGMVIIDYLQLITPVKDGKSNREQEIAQISRSLKSLAKELNIPIVSLAQLNRSIEQRGADRKPQLSDLRESGSIEQDADVVIFLSRPELYGVQNFPDGLSTKDIIVVDIGKQRNGPIGEVRLKFLKQFGKFESLSSVYTAADFSVHDELHSQQAAERLERDALPPKPPETLNPDDAPF
- a CDS encoding diacylglyceryl transferase, which translates into the protein MSFPVWIEIFGLKLHPHLIFEALAYSLGFQTYLQLRKRWSLPLKLSLEQNLQLLAGCLFGAWTGSKLLELLNAPQFYWANRQNLALLISGKTIVGGFLGGWAGVELVKKSLGISVATGDLYVFPILIGIVIGRIGCFLTGLEDGTCGLDTTLPFGIDFGDGITRHPTQLYEIAFALALGAFFLWHIQKPYPNGWRFRVLMCSYFSFRFIIEFLKPRPETYLGLNAIQVASLAGALYSAFLLLKLKASTLPNPV